A genomic segment from Aegilops tauschii subsp. strangulata cultivar AL8/78 chromosome 1, Aet v6.0, whole genome shotgun sequence encodes:
- the LOC109781851 gene encoding uncharacterized protein produces the protein MAIPLALLLSLLFGIVLAPECVATPDMAPATLLQVKSDLIDPQGILSGWSPEADVCSWHGVSCLPGEGIVTGLNLSGYGLSGTISPAISGLMSVEVIDFSSNSLTGPIPPELGMLQNLKTLLLYSNSLVGTIPPELGLLGNLKVLRLGDNMLHGEIPLQLGNCTELETMALAYCQLSGTIPHQIGNLKNLQQLVLDNNTLTGSIPEQLVGCANLRSLSVSDNRLGGTIPSFIGSLSVLQSLNLANNQFSGAIPADIGKLSSLTYLNLLGNRLTGAIPEELNQLSQLQVLDLSKNNISGVISISTSQLKNLKYLVLSDNLLDGTIPGDLCPGNSSLENLFLAGNNLEGGIEGLLNCISLRSIDASNNSFTGKIPSEIDRLANLVDLVLHNNSLTGVLPPEIVNLSNLEMLSLYHNGLTGVLPPEIGRLQRLKALFLYENQMSGTIPDEITDCTSLEEVDFFGNHFHGTIPEKIGNLKSLTVLQLRQNDLSGSIPASLGECRRLQALALADNRLSGALPDTFRLLTELSIITLYNNSLEGPLPEALFELKNLTVINISHNRFSGSVVPLLGSSSLSVLVLTDNNFSGVIPTAVTRSRNMVRLQLAGNCLTGAIPAELGSLTQLKMLDLSSNNLSGDIPAQLSNCLQLTHLNLERNSLTGAVPSWLGGLRFLGELDLSSNALTGVIPVELGNCSSLLKLSLSGNRLSGSIPQEIGRLTSLNVLNLQKNSLTGIIPPTLRRCNKLYELRLSENSLEGPIPMELGQLSELQVMLDLSRNRLSGQIPTSLGNLVKLERLNLSSNQLHGQIPTSLLQLTSLNRLNLSDNLLSGAIPAMLSSFPAASYAGNGELCGVPLPTCGANGRRLASATVSGIVAAIAIVSATVCMALLYIMLRMWSNWREVSVSSSDGEEPEAHDKGGKCCAGDGKYWKVGSGLVVAPSTEDKYSSASESTVLHGKLTEASAINSKG, from the coding sequence ATGGCCATTCCGCTTGCGCTTCTTCTATCTCTGCTCTTCGGCATCGTGCTTGCACCGGAATGTGTAGCCACACCGGACATGGCTCCTGCCACTCTGCTGCAGGTGAAGTCCGATCTCATTGATCCTCAAGGCATCCTCTCCGGCTGGTCGCCGGAGGCTGATGTCTGCTCCTGGCACGGTGTTTCATGCCTGCCGGGAGAGGGCATTGTGACAGGCCTCAACTTGTCGGGATACGGCCTATCGGGCACGATATCGCCGGCGATATCTGGCCTGATGTCCGTAGAAGTCATTGACTTCTCCTCCAACTCCCTCACCGGGCCGATCCCACCAGAGCTCGGCATGCTGCAGAACCTGAAGACGCTGCTCCTCTACTCCAACTCCCTCGTCGGCACCATCCCTCCGGAGCTGGGCCTCCTTGGGAACCTAAAAGTTCTCAGGCTTGGCGACAACATGCTGCACGGTGAGATACCGCTGCAGCTCGGCAACTGCACGGAGCTCGAGACCATGGCGCTGGCCTATTGCCAGCTGAGTGGTACCATTCCTCACCAGATTGGCAACCTGAAGAATTTGCAGCAGCTGGTCTTGGACAACAACACTCTCACTGGAAGCATCCCGGAGCAGCTTGTTGGTTGCGCAAATCTGCGTAGTCTGTCAGTGTCTGATAATAGGCTGGGTGGCACCATTCCCTCGTTCATTGGCAGCCTGAGTGTTCTCCAGTCTCTCAACCTTGCAAACAATCAGTTTTCCGGTGCGATTCCGGCGGATATTGGGAAGCTTTCCAGCCTGACATACCTCAACCTGCTCGGCAACAGACTGACAGGTGCCATCCCGGAAGAGCTGAACCAGCTGAGCCAGCTGCAGGTTCTTGACCTGTCCAAGAACAACATCTCTGGAGTGATCAGCATCTCCACATCACAGCTGAAGAACCTGAAGTACCTTGTGCTGTCTGACAATCTTCTTGATGGCACCATACCTGGAGACCTCTGCCCCGGGAACTCAAGCTTGGAGAACCTGTTCCTTGCCGGGAACAACCTAGAAGGAGGCATCGAGGGGCTGCTCAACTGCATTTCTCTGCGATCAATTGACGCGTCGAACAACAGCTTCACTGGGAAGATTCCGTCGGAGATCGACCGGTTGGCGAACCTTGTCGACCTAGTGCTGCACAACAACAGCCTTACCGGCGTTCTGCCACCTGAGATAGTTAACTTGAGCAACCTGGAGATGCTGTCCCTGTACCACAATGGCCTCACCGGTGTGCTCCCCCCGGAGATCGGCCGGCTGCAGAGGCTGAAGGCCTTGTTCCTGTACGAGAATCAGATGTCCGGGACCATACCTGATGAGATTACCGACTGCACGAGCTTGGAGGAGGTGGACTTCTTCGGCAACCATTTCCATGGGACTATCCCTGAGAAGATTGGGAACCTCAAGAGCCTAACGGTGCTTCAGCTCCGGCAGAATGATTTGTCCGGCTCGATTCCAGCGAGCCTCGGGGAATGCAGGAGGCTGCAGGCATTGGCATTGGCGGACAACCGGCTCTCCGGCGCACTGCCGGACACGTTCAGGCTTCTCACCGAGCTCAGCATCATCACCCTGTACAACAACTCCCTCGAGGGCCCCCTGCCAGAAGCACTGTTCGAGCTGAAGAATCTGACGGTGATCAACATCTCGCACAACAGGTTCAGCGGCAGCGTCGTCCCTCTCCTTGGCTCGAGCTCCCTCTCCGTGCTGGTGCTGACCGACAACAACTTCTCCGGTGTCATCCCGACAGCGGTAACACGGTCGAGGAACATGGTCCGCCTCCAGCTGGCTGGCAACTGTCTGACCGGTGCAATCCCGGCCGAGTTGGGCAGCCTGACGCAGCTCAAGATGCTTGACCTCTCATCCAACAACCTCTCCGGCGATATCCCGGCGCAGCTCTCCAACTGCTTGCAGCTCACCCATCTGAACCTTGAGCGTAATAGTCTGACAGGCGCCGTGCCTTCCTGGCTCGGCGGCCTGCGGTTCCTCGGCGAGCTCGACCTCTCGTCGAATGCATTAACCGGCGTCATACCGGTGGAGCTCGGTAACTGCTCGAGCCTTCTCAAGCTGTCTCTCAGCGGCAACCGTCTCTCGGGCAGCATTCCGCAGGAGATCGGAAGGCTCACGTCTCTGAACGTTCTGAACCTGCAGAAGAACAGTCTCACCGGCATCATACCGCCCACACTCCGGCGGTGCAACAAGCTCTACGAGCTACGCCTGTCGGAGAACTCGCTGGAGGGGCCGATCCCCATGGAGCTCGGTCAGCTGTCGGAGCTGCAGGTGATGCTGGACCTAAGCCGGAACAGGCTGTCCGGACAGATTCCGACGTCCCTCGGCAACCTCGTGAAGCTGGAGCGGCTGAACCTGTCCTCCAACCAGCTCCATGGGCAGATACCAACCTCACTGCTGCAGCTCACCAGCCTGAACCGCCTCAACCTGTCGGACAATCTCCTCTCGGGCGCGATACCTGCCATGCTATCAAGCTTCCCGGCCGCGTCCTACGCTGGCAACGGCGAGCTCTGTGGCGTGCCGCTGCCGACGTGCGGGGCCAACGGGAGGCGCCTCGCGAGCGCCACGGTGTCCGGCATCGTGGCGGCCATCGCCATCGTCTCGGCCACCGTGTGCAT